In Rattus norvegicus strain BN/NHsdMcwi chromosome 1, GRCr8, whole genome shotgun sequence, a genomic segment contains:
- the Or55b4 gene encoding olfactory receptor Olr39: protein MSGWSNGTYNESYTSFLLIGFPGIQEARALLVLPFLSLYLVILFTNALVIHTVASQRSLHQPMYLLIALLLAINICAATTVLPAMLFSFSTSFNRISLPRCLGQMFCIYFLIVFDCNILLVMALDRYVAICYPLRYPEIVTGQLLAGLVVVAVTRSTCIVAPVVVLASRVRFCRSDVIHHFACEHMALMKLSCGDISLNKTVGLTVRIFNRVLDMLLLGASYSRIIHAAFRISSGGARSKALNTCGSHLLVIFTVYSSTMSSSIVYRVARTASQDVHNLLSAFYLLLPCLVNPIIYGARTKEIRQHLVTLFQRTQQQVSTEKPQSLPLE, encoded by the coding sequence ATGTCAGGGTGGAGCAATGGCACCTACAATGAGTCCTACACCAGCTTCCTCCTCATAGGCTTCCCAGGGATTCAGGAAGCCAGAGCCCTCCTGGTGCTGCCCTTCCTCAGCCTCTACCTGGTGATCCTCTTCACCAACGCCCTGGTCATCCACACGGTGGCATCCCAGCGCAGCCTGCACCAGCCCATGTACCTGCTCATCGCCCTGCTCCTGGCTATCAATATCTGTGCTGCCACCACGGTGCTGCCCGCCATGCTCTTCAGCTTCTCCACGAGCTTCAACCGCATCTCTCTCCCTCGATGCTTGGGACAGATGTTCTGCATCTACTTCCTTATTGTCTTTGACTGCAACATCCTCCTTGTCATGGCCTTGGACCGCTATGTGGCTATCTGCTATCCTCTCCGCTACCCAGAGATAGTGACAGGACAGTTACTGGCTggtctggtggtggtggcagtcaCCAGGAGTACATGCATCGTTGCTCCAGTGGTGGTGCTGGCCTCGCGGGTCCGCTTCTGCCGCTCAGATGTGATCCACCACTTTGCCTGTGAACACATGGCCCTCATGAAGCTCTCCTGTGGGGATATCTCACTGAATAAGACTGTGGGACTCACAGTTCGCATCTTCAACAGAGTCCTGGATATGCTCCTGCTGGGCGCCTCCTACTCCCGCATCATCCATGCTGCCTTCAGGATCTCATCAGGAGGAGCGCGGTCCAAAGCCCTCAACACCTGTGGCTCCCACCTTCTGGTCATCTTCACCGTCTACTCCTCCACCATGTCCTCATCCATTGTCTACCGTGTGGCCCGCACTGCCTCCCAAGATGTGCACAACCTACTCAGTGCTTTCTACCTGTTGCTTCCGTGTCTGGTCAACCCCATCATCTATGGGGCCAGAACCAAGGAAATCAGGCAACACCTAGTAActctcttccaaaggactcagcAACAGGTCTCCACTGAGAAGCCCCAGTCCCTGCCCCTCGAATAG
- the Or55b10 gene encoding olfactory receptor Olr40, translating into MSGWSNGTYNESYTSFLLIGFPGIQEARALLMLPFLSLYLVILFTNALVIHTVASQRSLHQPMYLLIALLLAINICAATTVLPAMLFSFSTSFNRISLPRCLGQMFCIYFLVSMDCNILLVMALDRYVAICYPLRYPEIVTGQLLAGLVVVAVTRSTCIVAPVVVLASRVRFCRSDVIHHFACEHMALMKLSCGDTSLNKTVGLIIRTFNRVLDMLLLGASYSRIIHAAFRISSGGARSKALNTCGSHLLVIFTVYSSTMSSSIVYRVARTASQDVHNLLSAFYLLLPCLVNPIIYGARTKEIRQHLVRSFLSAGP; encoded by the coding sequence ATGTCAGGGTGGAGCAATGGCACCTACAATGAATCCTACACCAGCTTCCTCCTCATAGGCTTCCCAGGGATTCAGGAAGCCAGAGCCCTCCTGATGCTGCCCTTCCTCAGCCTCTACCTGGTGATCCTCTTCACCAACGCCCTGGTCATCCACACGGTGGCATCCCAGCGCAGCCTGCACCAGCCCATGTACCTGCTCATCGCCCTGCTCCTGGCTATCAATATCTGTGCTGCCACCACGGTGCTGCCCGCCATGCTCTTCAGCTTCTCCACAAGTTTCAACCGCATCTCTCTCCCTCGATGCTTGGGACAGATGTTCTGCATCTACTTCCTGGTTTCTATGGATTGCAACATCCTCCTTGTCATGGCCTTGGACCGCTATGTGGCTATCTGCTATCCTCTCCGCTACCCAGAGATAGTGACAGGACAGTTACTGGCTggtctggtggtggtggcagtcaCCAGGAGTACATGCATCGTAGCTCCAGTGGTGGTGCTGGCCTCGCGGGTCCGCTTCTGCCGCTCAGATGTGATCCACCACTTTGCCTGTGAACACATGGCCCTCATGAAGCTCTCCTGTGGAGATACCTCACTGAATAAGACTGTGGGACTCATTATTCGAACCTTTAACAGAGTCCTGGATATGCTCCTGCTGGGCGCCTCCTACTCCCGCATCATCCATGCTGCCTTCAGGATCTCATCAGGAGGAGCGCGGTCCAAAGCTCTCAACACCTGTGGCTCCCACCTTCTGGTCATCTTCACCGTCTACTCCTCCACCATGTCCTCATCCATTGTCTACCGTGTGGCCCGCACTGCCTCCCAAGATGTGCACAACCTGCTCAGTGCTTTCTACCTGTTGCTTCCGTGTCTGGTCAACCCCATCATCTATGGGGCCAGAACCAAGGAAATCAGGCAGCACCTGGTAAGGTCATTCCTGAGTGCAGGCCCGTGA